The Dehalococcoidia bacterium region CCCCGCTTTACGGCTTCAGCGACCGTGAGCACCCACGCGATATCATCCGGCGCAACGCCGACCGAATTGCGCGCCTGCTCGACCGTCTCGTTGAGCTGAGCGATCGTCCGCCGCGCCTGGTCGTTCTTCCCGTGCTCGCGCTGAGCGGGATCGGCACGGCGCTCCGGCATCGAGGCATTGCGCGCCCGATCGAGCGGGATGACGTTGCGCTCCAGCTCGCCGACGACCCAGCGCTTGCGCCGGTGCGCGATGTCTGCGCGCGGCACGGGCTCTACGTTGCCTCCTCCCATGTGGAGAAACACCCCGCCTTTCCGGGCCGCTACTTCCATACCGGCTATATCATCGGTCCCACGGGGCTGGTGCTCCGCTCACCCAAAACCCAAGCGCCGACCTCTGCAGGCATCACCCTCCTCCGCGACATTGTCGACGAGTACCTCGCCGCCTTCGGCGCAGACGCGCTCTTCCCCGTCGTTGAGACGCCGCTCGGACGCCTCGCCTGTCTTGTGGAGGGAGAGTTCCTCATCCCTGAAGCGGTGCGGACCGTAGCCGCGAAAGGGGCGGAGATCATCTGTCATCCGACTGCGCAGCTTGCGGGGCCAGGTCGCCCGCCGACGCCGGCAATTCAGCAGACGCTAGCCTATCTGCACGGGGTCTACTGGCTGAGCGGCGTCCCGTCGGCCGAAATCATTGAGGACGCGGCGGAGCGGATCGAATTCCAGTTCGGCGGCGGCGCCTGCATCGCCGGGCCAGACGGCGCGCTCCGCGCGCACCTTGCCGGGCCGCATGAAGGCCACGCGCTCGCCGAGATCGACCTCGCCTTGCTGCGCGCCATCCGTCCGGAGCGGGCAGCGGCGACCGCGCCCGCAGCGAATCTGTATCGCGCGCTCGCCCGCTGAGCACCGTCGGCGGCGCGAGAAAACGGCGCTAAGCTGCTGCTCTCCTTGCCCGCACCGAAACGGCGCGCGGGAGGCGAAAGGTTGACCATCTCGGCCTGCCTGTGCTACGGTTATTGGCGATGATGACCGGACAGCGCAGCCGCGGCTTTTGGGGATACTTCGCGTTTCCCCGGGCCTCCGGCCGCCTGTCTCGGTCGTAAATCGAGAGAGGCGAGCTGGAGGCCAAGCGAGGCCCCGGTTCGCCATCACGCAACGACGCTCCGGACCGCGGGCCTTCTGAACCGCGGTCCTTTGCATTAACGGCGGGACAACGACGTGCCCCCTTTCTACCTGACGACGCTTGAGGAGCTGCGATGTACCGCCAGACCGATGATTTACGCATCGAGAAGCTGAAACCGCTCATTCCGCCGGCGATCTTGATCGAAGAGTTTCCGGTGACGCCGGAAGCCTCCATCACCGTCGCAGAAGCGCGCGACGCGATCGAACGGATCCTGCGCGGCGAGGATGACCGGCTGCTGGTTGTTGTCGGCCCCTGCTCGATTCATGACGTCTCTGCCGCGCGCGAATATGCCAACCGGCTGAAAGGCGTCGCCGACGAGCTCGCCGAGGAACTGCTGATCGTCATGCGGGTGTATTTCGAAAAGCCTCGCACGACCGTCGGCTGGAAAGGGCTGATCAACGACCCGCATCTCGACGGCAGTTTCAATATCAATCACGGCCTCCGCCTTGCCCGCGGCCTCCTCCTCGACCTTGCCAAGATGGGGATGCCCGTGGGCACCGAATTCCTCGACACCATCACCCCCCAGTTCATCGCCGACCTTGTTGCCTGGGGCGCGATCGGCGCGCGAACGACCGAAAGTCAGGTGCACCGCGAACTCGCCTCCGGGCTCTCAATGCCGGTCGGCTTTAAGAACGGCACAGGCGGCAGCATTCAGCTGGCGGTCGATGCTGTGCGCGCCGCCTCCCTGCCGCACCACTTCCTCTCGGTTACGAAGCAAGGGGTGGCGGCGATTGTCGCGACGCGCGGCAACGATGCGTGCCACATCATCCTGCGCGGCAGCACGCGCGGCCCCAATTACCATCGGGAAGATGTTGCAGCCGCGGTCGCCCTCCTCGAGCGGAGCGGGCTGCCGCCCCGGATCATGATCGACTGCTCCCACGGCAACAGCGGCAAAGACCCCTCGCGCCAGCCTGCCGTCGCCGCCGATGTTGCCGGCCAGATCGCCGAAGGCAATCGGGCGATCATTGGGGTGATGCTGGAGAGCCACCTCGTTGGCGGCCGCCAAGACGTCGACCTCGGAAAGCCGCTCGTCTACGGCCAGAGCATTACCGATGCCTGTCTCGGCTGGGGGGATACCGTGCCGGTGCTGAAAGACCTCGCGCGAGCGGTTCGGGCACGACGGGCTGCGCGGGCAACCATGGCGGAAGCGCTGGCTGCCGGCTGAGATCACGGCGTCAATGCGCCGGGCTCTGCACGGCCGACGCAAGACGAGACGCGAGAAAGAGCGGCGCCGCGCTCCCTAGCGGCGGCGCTCCTCGTCGACGGGCACTTCGACCGGGGT contains the following coding sequences:
- a CDS encoding 3-deoxy-7-phosphoheptulonate synthase; this translates as MYRQTDDLRIEKLKPLIPPAILIEEFPVTPEASITVAEARDAIERILRGEDDRLLVVVGPCSIHDVSAAREYANRLKGVADELAEELLIVMRVYFEKPRTTVGWKGLINDPHLDGSFNINHGLRLARGLLLDLAKMGMPVGTEFLDTITPQFIADLVAWGAIGARTTESQVHRELASGLSMPVGFKNGTGGSIQLAVDAVRAASLPHHFLSVTKQGVAAIVATRGNDACHIILRGSTRGPNYHREDVAAAVALLERSGLPPRIMIDCSHGNSGKDPSRQPAVAADVAGQIAEGNRAIIGVMLESHLVGGRQDVDLGKPLVYGQSITDACLGWGDTVPVLKDLARAVRARRAARATMAEALAAG